From the genome of Mycetocola spongiae, one region includes:
- a CDS encoding ABC transporter permease, whose amino-acid sequence MTENNPVPGTVAEATGPAPEKRRGRRGAPHVHESHLVSQILREIMGGGAVRTILAIFCGFVVGAILIAATNEDVIEAAGYFFQRPGDTLGAAWTAISNGYGALFRGSIYNADAPDFARAIRPFTETLRLGAPLIAAGLGISLSFRVGLFNIGGKGQLLIGVAFASYASFAWPLPYGIHLIVAVVFGILGAALWGSIVGLLKATTGAHEVIVTIMLNYVAFNLVTYLMRSGFLHDPAAGGHAQTTAPLPSAQLPQILGPEYPLHAGFLIVLAATIFYWWLMERSTIGYRFRAVGINPDAARTAGMNVPRIYVLAMASSAAFVGIAGVNQTLGRSTGVTPTIDAGIGFDGITVALLGGGGAVGIFFAGLLFGAMKAGSPTMQIAEVSPEVLLVVQGVIVLFIAAPPLVRAIFRLPSASPDGPIRSFWRGLTSRKSDGK is encoded by the coding sequence ATGACCGAGAATAACCCCGTCCCGGGCACCGTCGCCGAGGCGACCGGCCCGGCACCCGAGAAGCGCCGCGGCCGCCGCGGCGCCCCCCACGTCCACGAATCGCACCTCGTCTCGCAGATCCTGCGCGAGATCATGGGCGGCGGTGCCGTGCGCACCATCCTCGCAATCTTCTGCGGATTTGTGGTCGGGGCGATCCTGATCGCCGCAACCAATGAGGACGTCATCGAGGCCGCGGGCTATTTCTTCCAGCGCCCCGGGGATACCCTCGGTGCCGCCTGGACCGCGATCAGCAACGGCTATGGTGCCCTGTTCCGCGGTTCGATCTATAACGCCGACGCCCCCGATTTTGCGCGCGCCATTCGCCCGTTCACCGAGACCCTGCGCCTGGGTGCCCCGCTGATCGCGGCCGGCCTCGGCATCTCGCTGAGCTTCCGCGTGGGCCTGTTTAACATCGGTGGTAAGGGCCAGCTCCTGATCGGTGTGGCCTTCGCCAGCTATGCCTCGTTTGCGTGGCCCCTGCCCTATGGCATCCACCTGATCGTGGCCGTGGTCTTTGGTATCCTCGGTGCCGCCCTCTGGGGTTCGATCGTGGGTCTGCTCAAGGCCACCACCGGCGCCCACGAGGTGATCGTCACGATCATGCTGAACTACGTAGCCTTTAACCTCGTGACCTATCTGATGCGCTCGGGCTTCCTGCACGATCCCGCCGCCGGCGGCCACGCGCAGACCACCGCCCCGCTGCCCAGCGCCCAGCTGCCGCAGATCCTCGGCCCCGAGTATCCGCTGCACGCCGGGTTCCTGATTGTGCTCGCCGCCACCATCTTCTACTGGTGGCTCATGGAGCGCTCGACCATCGGATATCGCTTCCGTGCCGTGGGTATCAACCCCGATGCCGCGCGCACAGCCGGCATGAACGTGCCGCGCATCTATGTGCTCGCGATGGCCTCGAGTGCCGCGTTTGTTGGTATCGCCGGCGTGAACCAGACCCTCGGTCGCTCGACCGGTGTGACCCCCACGATCGACGCCGGTATCGGCTTCGACGGCATCACCGTGGCCCTGCTGGGTGGCGGTGGCGCGGTGGGTATCTTCTTCGCCGGCCTGCTCTTCGGGGCGATGAAGGCCGGTAGCCCCACGATGCAGATCGCCGAGGTCTCCCCCGAGGTTCTGCTGGTGGTTCAGGGCGTGATCGTGTTGTTCATCGCCGCCCCGCCGCTCGTGCGGGCCATCTTTAGACTCCCGAGCGCCAGCCCGGACGGACCGATCAGGTCCTTCTGGCGCGGCCTGACCAGCAGGAAGAGTGACGGCAAATGA
- a CDS encoding ribokinase encodes MNIAVVGSYGVGLSMRVDAVPGAGETVAGGVFSAGHGGKGSNQAVAAARLGGSVSFLTALGDDAYGREARELWASEGIDAHVVTGEGATMVGVILVEPDGENRIIVAPGVLNELVPEDVEAFRPALAAADIAVISLEIPVPVAIAALRIAHEEGTRTILNPAPAHVLPDEAWLWVDVVTPNNSELKTMLGVTQEDPRSVEELAELFQAYTAADVVVTRGADGALIATPAGLTPIAPIPPKKLVDTTGAGDSFTGALAVALTEGKSLAEAAGFASVVGSITVSGPDVIPSLPHRSDLP; translated from the coding sequence ATGAACATTGCGGTTGTGGGTAGTTATGGTGTTGGCCTCAGCATGCGCGTGGACGCCGTCCCCGGCGCCGGCGAGACGGTCGCCGGCGGAGTTTTTTCGGCCGGACACGGCGGAAAGGGCTCCAATCAGGCGGTCGCCGCCGCCCGGCTCGGCGGTTCCGTCAGCTTCCTCACGGCACTGGGCGATGACGCCTATGGCCGCGAGGCACGCGAACTCTGGGCCAGCGAGGGCATCGACGCCCACGTCGTGACCGGCGAGGGCGCCACGATGGTTGGCGTCATCCTGGTCGAGCCCGACGGGGAGAACCGCATCATCGTGGCCCCCGGGGTGCTGAACGAGCTGGTCCCCGAGGACGTCGAGGCATTCCGCCCGGCCCTCGCCGCCGCCGATATCGCCGTAATCTCGCTGGAAATCCCGGTGCCCGTGGCCATCGCCGCGCTGCGCATCGCCCACGAGGAGGGCACCCGCACCATCCTCAACCCCGCCCCCGCACACGTCCTCCCCGACGAGGCCTGGCTCTGGGTAGACGTGGTCACCCCGAATAACTCCGAGCTCAAGACGATGCTCGGCGTGACCCAGGAAGACCCGCGCTCGGTCGAGGAACTCGCCGAACTCTTCCAGGCCTATACCGCCGCCGATGTGGTGGTCACGCGCGGGGCCGATGGCGCCCTCATCGCCACCCCCGCCGGGCTGACCCCGATCGCCCCGATCCCCCCGAAAAAGCTCGTGGATACCACCGGGGCGGGCGATTCCTTCACCGGCGCGCTCGCCGTGGCCCTCACCGAGGGCAAGAGCCTCGCGGAGGCCGCGGGCTTCGCCTCGGTTGTGGGATCGATCACCGTGAGTGGCCCCGACGTGATCCCCTCGCTGCCGCACCGCAGCGACCTGCCCTAG
- a CDS encoding ABC transporter ATP-binding protein produces MKLELRGITKRFGALVANDHINLTVEPGEIHCLLGENGAGKSTLMNVLYGLYRAEEGDILLDDTVVKFEGPGDAMAAGIGMVHQHFMLIPVFTVAENVMLGHEPTKSGGRLDLPAARALVREISGRFGFEIDPDAVVEDLPVGAQQRVEIIKALARDAKILVLDEPTAVLTPQETDELMNIMKQLAAAGTSIVFITHKLREVREVANRITVIRLGKIVGTADPKSSSTELASLMVGRAVDLTVHKEPAKPGADALVVSDLTIVDADGVPLLDKVSFTIRAGEVLAIAGVEGNGQTQLTESILGLRHGVQGSIKLDDREILGKSVREVLEAGVGFVPEDRKKDGLVAEFSVAENLMLDRSYGEPFSKAATIKGGYLQTFARDAIKEFDIRTQGTETLAGRLSGGNQQKVVLARELARDLRLFIASQPTRGLDVGSIEFVHDRIIATRDAGCPVLIVSTELDEVVGLADRIAVMYRGKIVGIVPADTSRATLGEMMAGIAA; encoded by the coding sequence ATGAAACTTGAACTGCGCGGCATAACCAAGCGCTTCGGGGCCCTCGTCGCCAACGATCACATCAATTTGACCGTTGAGCCCGGGGAAATCCACTGTCTGCTTGGAGAGAACGGCGCCGGTAAATCGACGCTGATGAACGTACTGTACGGCCTATACCGTGCCGAGGAAGGCGATATCCTCCTCGACGATACCGTTGTGAAATTCGAGGGCCCGGGCGATGCCATGGCCGCCGGAATCGGAATGGTCCACCAGCACTTCATGCTGATCCCCGTCTTCACCGTCGCCGAGAACGTGATGCTCGGACACGAGCCCACCAAATCCGGTGGCCGCCTCGACCTCCCCGCCGCCCGCGCCCTCGTGCGCGAGATCTCCGGACGCTTCGGCTTTGAAATCGACCCCGATGCCGTGGTCGAGGACCTGCCCGTGGGCGCCCAGCAGCGCGTGGAGATCATCAAGGCACTCGCCCGCGACGCCAAGATCCTGGTACTGGATGAGCCCACCGCCGTGCTCACGCCGCAGGAAACCGATGAGCTCATGAACATCATGAAGCAGCTCGCCGCGGCCGGTACCTCCATCGTTTTTATTACCCATAAGCTGCGCGAGGTGCGCGAGGTGGCCAACCGGATCACCGTGATCCGCCTCGGCAAGATCGTGGGCACCGCCGATCCGAAGAGCTCCTCCACCGAGCTGGCCTCCCTCATGGTGGGCCGCGCGGTGGACCTGACCGTGCATAAGGAACCGGCCAAGCCGGGTGCCGATGCGCTGGTGGTCAGCGATCTGACCATCGTGGACGCCGACGGTGTTCCGCTGCTGGATAAGGTGTCCTTCACCATCCGCGCGGGCGAGGTCCTCGCGATTGCCGGTGTTGAGGGCAATGGCCAGACCCAGCTCACCGAGTCGATCCTGGGCCTGCGCCACGGCGTGCAGGGCTCGATTAAGCTTGATGATCGCGAGATCCTCGGCAAGTCCGTGCGCGAGGTCCTCGAGGCCGGCGTGGGTTTTGTGCCCGAGGACCGCAAGAAGGACGGCCTGGTGGCCGAGTTCTCGGTGGCCGAGAACCTCATGCTCGACCGCAGCTATGGCGAGCCCTTCTCCAAGGCCGCAACCATCAAGGGCGGTTATCTGCAGACCTTCGCGCGCGATGCGATCAAGGAATTTGATATCCGCACGCAGGGCACCGAGACGCTTGCCGGACGCCTGAGTGGTGGTAACCAGCAGAAGGTGGTGCTCGCCCGCGAGCTGGCCCGCGATCTGCGCCTGTTTATCGCCTCGCAGCCCACGCGTGGGCTCGACGTGGGCTCGATTGAATTTGTCCACGACCGCATTATCGCCACGCGCGATGCCGGCTGCCCCGTGCTGATCGTCTCCACCGAGCTCGACGAGGTGGTGGGCCTGGCCGACCGCATCGCCGTGATGTATCGCGGAAAGATCGTGGGCATCGTCCCGGCCGATACCTCGCGCGCGACCCTCGGCGAAATGATGGCGGGAATCGCCGCATGA
- the deoC gene encoding deoxyribose-phosphate aldolase, whose product MTVDFRSLAPAELAPYIQHTKIGTGITRDEMTAHVQEAVQYGFNAAMVPGSWVKLTADILAGTGIEVASALDFPAVGCMTSAGKAAEAAELVRLGATQIDIGVQVGWLKSGDFDGFREDIAGVVRAAGVPIKVMLELPLLNDQEKETAVELAIEAGARYLKNASSGAVETASPASVRYLVERAPEGVLVKASGAITGYEQTISLLEAGAVCVGTSAGIQIMQNIDGAKSY is encoded by the coding sequence ATGACCGTTGACTTCCGTAGCCTCGCCCCCGCCGAGCTGGCCCCCTATATCCAGCACACCAAGATCGGCACCGGAATCACCCGCGACGAGATGACCGCCCACGTTCAGGAGGCCGTGCAGTACGGCTTTAACGCCGCGATGGTCCCCGGCTCCTGGGTCAAGCTCACCGCCGATATCCTCGCCGGAACCGGCATCGAGGTCGCCTCGGCCCTGGACTTCCCCGCCGTGGGCTGCATGACCAGCGCCGGCAAGGCCGCCGAGGCCGCCGAGCTCGTGCGCCTGGGCGCCACCCAGATCGACATCGGAGTCCAGGTGGGCTGGCTTAAGAGCGGCGACTTCGACGGATTCCGCGAGGACATCGCGGGCGTCGTGCGCGCCGCCGGCGTGCCGATCAAGGTCATGCTGGAGCTGCCCCTGCTCAACGACCAGGAGAAGGAAACCGCCGTGGAGCTGGCCATCGAGGCCGGAGCCCGCTACCTCAAGAACGCCTCGAGCGGCGCGGTGGAGACCGCATCCCCCGCCTCCGTGCGCTACCTTGTTGAGCGTGCACCCGAGGGTGTTCTGGTCAAGGCTTCCGGTGCCATCACCGGTTATGAGCAGACCATCTCGCTGCTCGAGGCCGGCGCCGTATGCGTGGGCACCAGCGCGGGAATCCAGATCATGCAGAACATCGACGGCGCCAAGAGCTACTAG
- a CDS encoding nucleoside hydrolase has protein sequence MTANRIPLIIDTDTAQDDCVALLVGLLDPTADLRAITMVAGNVGFDRQFQNANLTLNAAGKLGEVPIYLGCRRPMVREWVSAENVHGDGAGGLSMDFTGLAPEAEHGVDAMIRVVAENPGEVNIVAIGPLTNVAMAAVKDPDFVKNVKSLYIMGGSNNGRGNITAAAEYNFYVDPEAARTVFEAGFDITIIPWDPLTLRDAVFSRERLAQIAEITTPLAAFFSRVVGSTLDFDESVGIAGSTHPDSLTAAVLLHPELVTAASDYAVDVETGSELTRGYSAMSWGVHGLKNNARVIESVSEDGFYEYITGLISQETVPNRPFI, from the coding sequence ATGACCGCTAACCGTATCCCCCTGATCATCGACACGGACACCGCACAGGATGACTGCGTTGCACTCCTCGTGGGCCTGCTTGATCCCACCGCGGATCTGCGCGCCATCACCATGGTGGCCGGAAACGTCGGCTTTGACCGCCAGTTCCAGAACGCCAACCTCACGCTGAACGCCGCCGGCAAGCTCGGCGAGGTTCCCATCTACCTCGGCTGCCGCCGCCCCATGGTGCGCGAGTGGGTCTCCGCCGAGAACGTCCACGGCGACGGTGCCGGCGGACTCTCGATGGACTTCACCGGCCTGGCCCCCGAGGCCGAGCACGGCGTGGACGCGATGATTCGCGTGGTGGCCGAGAACCCGGGCGAGGTCAACATCGTGGCGATCGGCCCGCTCACCAACGTGGCCATGGCCGCGGTCAAGGACCCCGACTTCGTAAAGAACGTAAAGAGCCTGTACATCATGGGCGGCTCCAATAACGGTCGCGGCAATATCACCGCCGCCGCCGAGTACAACTTCTACGTGGACCCCGAGGCCGCCCGCACCGTATTTGAGGCCGGCTTTGATATCACCATCATCCCCTGGGACCCGCTGACCCTGCGCGATGCCGTGTTCTCGCGCGAGCGCCTCGCGCAGATCGCCGAGATCACCACCCCGCTGGCCGCGTTCTTCAGCCGCGTCGTGGGAAGCACCCTCGACTTCGACGAGAGCGTGGGCATCGCCGGCTCGACCCACCCCGACTCCCTCACCGCCGCCGTTCTGCTGCACCCCGAGCTGGTCACCGCCGCCTCGGATTACGCGGTTGACGTGGAGACCGGTTCCGAACTCACCCGTGGCTACTCCGCGATGTCTTGGGGCGTCCACGGACTCAAAAATAACGCGCGCGTTATTGAGAGCGTGAGCGAGGACGGTTTTTATGAGTACATTACGGGCCTGATCAGCCAGGAAACCGTGCCTAACCGACCCTTCATCTAG
- a CDS encoding N(5)-(carboxyethyl)ornithine synthase: MTVHSHPALLGVIGRSGKTDERRLPLHPEHFERIDPGLRARMIIETGYGAEFGLHDADLRGYGLRVAPREELIAAADIILLPKPQAADLRELRPGQVLWGWPHCVQDPEVTQIAIDRRLTLIAFEAMYHGSEPGGLHVFHKNNELAGYSSVLHALSLIGVSGDYGRRLSATVIGFGSTARGAVTALKAQGIHDVRVLTHRRVAAVAAPIHSAEIFQFDHDEEPLHGEVLTEDAGRVPLAAFLAESDIVVNCILQDPNSPLMFLEDADLERFRPGSLIVDVSCDEGMGFSWARPTSFRDPMFRVGSNIGYYAVDHSPSWLWNSATWEISEAVLPFLDTILGGPEAWAAEDTVARAIEIRDGVILNPAITEFQNRSAAYPHPVLLPVTPA; encoded by the coding sequence ATGACTGTCCACAGTCACCCTGCCCTCCTGGGGGTGATCGGCCGTTCCGGAAAAACCGATGAGCGCCGACTCCCCCTCCACCCCGAGCATTTTGAGCGGATCGACCCGGGCCTGCGCGCCCGGATGATCATCGAAACCGGCTATGGCGCCGAGTTTGGTCTGCACGATGCCGATCTGCGCGGCTATGGCCTGCGCGTGGCCCCGCGCGAGGAACTCATCGCGGCGGCCGATATTATCCTGCTGCCCAAACCCCAGGCCGCGGACCTGCGCGAGCTGCGCCCGGGCCAGGTGCTCTGGGGATGGCCACACTGCGTGCAGGATCCCGAGGTCACCCAGATCGCGATTGATCGCCGCCTTACGCTGATCGCATTTGAGGCGATGTATCACGGCAGCGAGCCCGGCGGGCTGCATGTATTTCATAAAAATAACGAGCTGGCCGGATATTCCTCGGTGCTGCATGCACTCAGCCTGATCGGGGTCAGCGGCGATTATGGCCGGCGGCTCTCGGCCACGGTGATCGGCTTTGGCTCCACCGCGCGCGGGGCGGTGACCGCGCTGAAGGCGCAGGGCATCCACGATGTCCGGGTGCTCACCCATCGCCGCGTGGCGGCCGTGGCCGCACCGATCCACTCGGCCGAGATATTCCAATTTGACCACGATGAGGAGCCGCTGCACGGCGAGGTCCTCACCGAGGACGCCGGCCGGGTGCCGCTCGCGGCGTTCCTCGCCGAGAGCGATATCGTGGTCAACTGCATCCTGCAGGACCCCAACTCCCCGCTGATGTTCCTGGAGGATGCCGATCTGGAACGCTTCCGCCCCGGGAGCCTGATCGTGGATGTGTCCTGCGATGAGGGCATGGGCTTTTCCTGGGCCCGGCCCACGTCCTTTAGGGACCCCATGTTCCGGGTGGGATCAAATATTGGCTATTACGCGGTGGATCACAGCCCCTCCTGGCTCTGGAACTCCGCCACCTGGGAGATCAGCGAGGCCGTCCTGCCGTTCCTCGATACGATCCTGGGCGGACCCGAGGCCTGGGCCGCGGAGGACACCGTGGCGCGGGCGATCGAGATCCGCGACGGGGTCATCCTGAACCCGGCGATCACCGAGTTCCAGAATCGCTCGGCCGCCTATCCGCACCCCGTGCTGCTCCCGGTGACCCCGGCCTAG
- a CDS encoding BMP family lipoprotein, translating to MKISTRQRALAGVALTGAAMLLLSGCGAAPEKSEGSGEKKNFLACAVSDEGSWNDKSFNEAAMGGLIKAKDELGIKLSDAESHSTEDFDTNLTAMVNAGCDITFAVGFDLIGPVNATAKANPELNFVSVDGYSEGNDNLKPVEYASDQSSYLAGYLAAAYSKTKVIGTYAGLNVPAVTIFMDGYYYGAKAWEKETGTPITVVGYDPANKDAGDYVGNFADSGKAKSISAGQLEKGADVIYPVAGGLFSATSEAIKESGKDAVFIGVDKDIAVTSPEYADQVLVSVEKRMTDAVYDVIKETLDKGFNSEPYLGTLANKGTVLSSFHKFEDKVSPEIVASLKKIEEGIIDGSIDPLK from the coding sequence ATGAAGATTAGTACCCGTCAGCGCGCCCTTGCCGGCGTAGCCCTCACCGGCGCAGCCATGCTGCTCCTCAGCGGCTGTGGAGCCGCCCCCGAAAAGTCCGAGGGATCGGGCGAGAAGAAGAACTTCCTGGCCTGCGCCGTTTCGGACGAGGGTAGCTGGAACGATAAGAGCTTCAACGAGGCGGCCATGGGTGGCCTCATCAAGGCCAAGGACGAGCTGGGCATTAAGCTCAGCGATGCCGAGTCGCACTCCACCGAGGACTTCGATACCAACCTCACCGCCATGGTCAACGCCGGCTGTGACATCACCTTCGCCGTGGGCTTCGACCTGATCGGACCGGTTAACGCCACCGCTAAGGCCAACCCCGAGCTGAACTTCGTCTCCGTGGACGGCTATTCCGAGGGCAACGATAACCTCAAGCCCGTTGAGTACGCCTCCGACCAGTCCAGCTACCTCGCCGGCTACCTCGCCGCCGCCTATAGCAAGACCAAGGTCATCGGCACCTATGCCGGACTGAACGTCCCCGCCGTCACCATCTTCATGGACGGCTACTACTACGGAGCCAAGGCCTGGGAGAAGGAGACCGGCACGCCGATCACCGTCGTCGGCTATGACCCCGCCAATAAGGACGCCGGAGACTACGTCGGAAACTTCGCCGACTCCGGTAAGGCCAAGTCGATCAGCGCCGGTCAGCTCGAAAAGGGCGCCGACGTGATTTACCCCGTGGCCGGCGGCCTGTTCAGCGCCACCTCGGAGGCCATCAAGGAGTCCGGTAAGGACGCCGTATTCATCGGTGTGGATAAGGACATCGCCGTCACCAGCCCCGAGTACGCCGATCAGGTACTCGTCTCGGTTGAGAAGCGCATGACCGACGCCGTCTACGACGTCATCAAGGAGACCCTCGATAAGGGCTTCAACTCGGAGCCCTACCTCGGAACCCTCGCCAATAAGGGAACCGTGCTCTCCTCCTTCCACAAGTTCGAGGATAAGGTCTCCCCCGAGATCGTTGCCTCGCTGAAGAAGATCGAAGAGGGCATCATCGACGGAAGCATCGACCCCCTGAAGTAG
- a CDS encoding cytidine deaminase: MTTNITPQVRTEDVDWPALRAAAIAAKENAYVPYSHFPVGAAALVDDGRIVPGCNVENASYGIGLCAECAITSGLMMTGGGKLLAMVCVDGSGNALMPCGRCRQLLFEHSAPGMLIESSTGPVTIEALLPDAFGPRDLENYAAN, from the coding sequence ATGACCACCAATATCACCCCGCAGGTCCGCACCGAGGACGTGGACTGGCCCGCGCTGCGCGCCGCCGCAATTGCCGCCAAGGAAAACGCGTATGTGCCGTACTCGCACTTCCCGGTGGGCGCCGCGGCACTCGTGGACGATGGTCGCATCGTTCCCGGCTGCAACGTGGAGAATGCCTCCTATGGCATCGGCCTGTGTGCCGAGTGCGCGATCACCTCGGGCCTCATGATGACCGGCGGCGGCAAGCTGCTCGCGATGGTCTGCGTGGACGGCTCGGGCAACGCACTGATGCCCTGTGGCCGCTGCCGCCAGCTGCTCTTTGAGCACTCCGCCCCCGGAATGCTGATCGAATCCAGCACCGGGCCCGTCACCATCGAGGCGCTCCTGCCCGATGCGTTTGGCCCGCGCGACCTCGAAAACTACGCCGCCAACTAG
- a CDS encoding 3-hydroxyacyl-CoA dehydrogenase → MKNVTVLGTGVLGSQIAYQTAFHGFSVVAYDINDEVLEKAKKRFAELATIYVAELPGATREQADAALANISYSADLAAAVSDADLVIEAVPENLELKRSIYTTLGEVAPAKTIFATNSSTLLPSDLKGFTGRPEKFLALHFANHVWKQNTAEVMGTTDTDPAIFAEVVDFASRIGMVPIEIKKEKAGYLLNSLLVPFLDAAGALVAGGYAEPETIDKTWRIGTGAPLGPFQIYDIVGLTTAYNISSAGGPEQKKFAEYLKENYIDKGKLGTSTGEGFYKYPSA, encoded by the coding sequence ATGAAGAATGTAACCGTCCTCGGCACCGGAGTCCTCGGCTCCCAGATCGCCTATCAGACCGCCTTCCACGGTTTCTCCGTGGTGGCCTATGACATCAACGATGAGGTACTCGAGAAGGCCAAGAAGCGCTTCGCCGAACTCGCCACCATCTACGTGGCCGAACTGCCCGGCGCGACCCGCGAACAGGCCGATGCCGCGCTGGCCAATATCTCCTATTCCGCCGATCTGGCCGCGGCCGTATCCGACGCCGATCTTGTCATCGAGGCCGTCCCGGAGAACCTCGAGCTGAAGCGCTCGATCTATACCACCCTCGGCGAGGTCGCCCCCGCCAAGACCATCTTTGCCACCAACTCCTCCACGCTGCTGCCGAGCGACCTCAAGGGCTTCACCGGCCGCCCGGAGAAATTCCTCGCGCTGCACTTTGCCAACCACGTATGGAAGCAGAATACCGCCGAGGTGATGGGCACCACGGATACCGATCCCGCGATCTTCGCCGAGGTGGTGGACTTCGCCTCGCGGATCGGAATGGTCCCGATCGAGATCAAGAAGGAGAAGGCGGGCTATCTGCTGAACTCCCTGCTGGTACCGTTCCTGGACGCCGCGGGCGCCCTGGTGGCCGGCGGCTATGCCGAGCCCGAGACGATCGATAAGACCTGGCGCATCGGCACCGGCGCACCGCTGGGACCATTCCAGATTTACGATATCGTGGGCCTCACCACCGCCTATAACATCTCTTCAGCGGGCGGACCCGAGCAGAAGAAATTCGCCGAGTACCTGAAGGAAAACTATATCGATAAGGGCAAGCTGGGAACCAGCACGGGCGAGGGATTTTATAAGTACCCCTCGGCCTAG
- a CDS encoding ABC transporter permease codes for MSATTVTPSTEPAQATRPVPRTWKTAISLAVFALLGLIAFGVLGASKPVTFTWTGRDTGVTLPETVANSQTLGVVTGILMLAITAFSVWRTWNRVKTPVWAIVLFGLLFITALLASVGADGTVPVIYLATGALSFAVPVVFGALAGVLGERVGVVNIAIEGQLLMGAFLAAVIGSITGNLFLGIAAAMVAGALVAMVLAAFSIRYLVDQIIVGVVLNVLVAGITSFFYSAVLTQNSKETNFPGTLPFLPIPGLSQIPVIGPIFFDHRITTYAMFILVPVVGFILYRTRIGLRLRAVGEHPLAADTVGINVNRTRFWVMTLSGLLAGLGGAALTIGSVGPFVRDMSAGQGYIALACVILGRWNPWYASIAALLFGFSRIFQVWAGQSGSAIPADFIEMIPYVVTLIAVAGFVGKSVGPAAAGKAYVKQ; via the coding sequence ATGAGCGCCACGACCGTAACCCCGTCCACCGAGCCGGCCCAGGCCACGCGCCCGGTACCGCGCACCTGGAAGACCGCCATCTCGCTGGCCGTTTTTGCCCTGCTCGGGCTGATCGCCTTCGGTGTGCTCGGAGCCTCCAAGCCCGTCACATTCACCTGGACCGGTCGCGATACCGGTGTCACGCTGCCCGAGACGGTCGCGAACTCGCAGACCCTCGGCGTGGTCACGGGCATCCTGATGCTCGCGATCACCGCCTTCTCGGTCTGGCGCACCTGGAACCGGGTGAAGACCCCGGTCTGGGCGATTGTGCTCTTTGGCCTGCTGTTTATCACCGCGCTGCTCGCCTCGGTCGGGGCGGATGGCACGGTTCCCGTGATCTATCTGGCCACCGGTGCGCTGTCCTTCGCGGTGCCCGTGGTCTTTGGTGCTCTCGCCGGCGTGCTCGGTGAGCGCGTGGGTGTGGTGAATATCGCGATCGAGGGTCAGCTGCTGATGGGCGCGTTCCTCGCGGCCGTGATCGGCTCGATCACCGGCAACCTGTTCCTCGGCATCGCCGCGGCCATGGTGGCCGGGGCGCTCGTGGCGATGGTGCTTGCAGCGTTCTCGATCCGCTATCTGGTGGATCAGATCATCGTGGGTGTGGTGCTGAACGTGCTGGTGGCCGGCATCACGAGCTTCTTCTACTCGGCCGTGCTCACGCAGAACTCCAAGGAGACCAACTTCCCGGGAACCCTGCCGTTCCTGCCGATCCCGGGCCTCTCGCAGATCCCCGTGATCGGTCCGATCTTCTTTGATCACCGCATCACCACCTATGCCATGTTTATCCTCGTGCCGGTGGTGGGCTTCATCCTCTACCGCACCCGCATCGGCCTGCGCCTGCGCGCGGTGGGTGAGCACCCGCTCGCCGCCGATACCGTGGGTATCAACGTGAACCGCACCCGCTTCTGGGTGATGACCCTCTCCGGCCTGCTGGCCGGCCTGGGTGGTGCCGCGCTCACGATCGGTAGCGTGGGGCCCTTCGTCCGGGATATGAGCGCCGGCCAGGGATATATCGCCCTCGCCTGTGTGATCCTCGGCCGCTGGAACCCGTGGTACGCATCGATCGCCGCACTCCTCTTTGGTTTCTCCCGTATCTTCCAGGTATGGGCGGGACAGTCGGGGTCGGCCATTCCCGCCGACTTCATCGAAATGATCCCCTATGTGGTCACGCTGATCGCCGTTGCCGGTTTTGTGGGCAAATCGGTGGGTCCCGCGGCGGCCGGAAAGGCATACGTAAAGCAATGA